A single Vanacampus margaritifer isolate UIUO_Vmar chromosome 14, RoL_Vmar_1.0, whole genome shotgun sequence DNA region contains:
- the LOC144034274 gene encoding eukaryotic translation initiation factor 4E-binding protein 1-like: MSAAGHTSGSRDIPAVRRVAVLEAAHMPHEYSMTPGGTVFSTTPGGTRIIYDRKFLLQCRTSPLANTPPKLPNIPGVTRPLKRESSTETCQPAASESGRTEHSQHTEVAGEDAQFDMDI, from the exons ATGTCAGCGGCAGGTCACACGAGCGGAAGCCGGGACATACCGGCCGTGAGGCGGGTGGCGGTCCTGGAGGCTGCCCACATGCCCCACGAGTACTCCATGACCCCCGGGGGGACCGTGTTCAGCACCACGCCCGGAG GAACTCGAATCATCTACGACAGGAAGTTCCTGCTTCAGTGTCGCACCTCTCCTCTGGCTAACACGCCCCCGAAGCTCCCCAACATCCCGGGAGTCACTCGGCCTCTCAAACGGGAATCCTCCACCGAGACCTGCCAGCCGGCAGCGAGTGAGAGTGGTCGCACTGAACACAGCCAGCATACGGAGGTTGCAG gtGAAGATGCCCAGTTTGACATGGACATTTGA
- the LOC144034184 gene encoding nodal homolog, which yields MHPEALLRASIGRSRLTLQRRKAGGLPVFMMQLYRTMLRDGDKSWAEDKSGLHDSDSVTSLVAKSCEQRGDRWSITFDMSSMSAGDHIQQAELRIRLRDFSESPRASVDIYRSCSESDDICSGGRFFLGSVMAHPSSMRSSSWKVFSMTQILHRWQEQEPSARPPEHAEQDLGAIQHLTTNRVMMVVFARQNPDAQRMPTLIHTAVRSKYVNLDGEDGPGTKRRRNKRFSQQHRRGKMSVAMSAQTKEGPLCRKVDMWVDFKELGWSQWMVYPKRYNAFRCEGTCATPVDESFRPTNHAYMQSLLRLHHPHKVPCLSCVPTRLEPLSMLYYENGQLIMRHHQDMVVEECGCH from the exons ATGCACCCGGAAGCGCTGCTGCGCGCCTCCATCGGCCGCTCCCGACTCACCTTGCAGCGGCGCAAGGCCGGAGGACTTCCCGTCTTCATGATGCAGCTCTACCGGACCATGCTCCGGGACGGAGACAAGAGTTGGGCCGAAGACAAGTCTGGACTGCATGACTCGGATTCTGTGACAAGCCTTGTCGCTAAAA GTTGTGAGCAGAGAGGTGACAGGTGGTCCATCACCTTCGATATGTCCTCCATGTCCGCCGGCGACCACATCCAACAGGCCGAGCTTCGCATCCGCCTCCGAGACTTCAGCGAGTCCCCCAGAGCCTCAGTGGACATCTACCGCTCGTGTTCCGAGTCTGACGACATCTGCTCCGGCGGCAGGTTCTTCCTGGGCAGCGTGATGGCCCATCCCAGCTCCATGAGATCCTCCTCCTGGAAGGTCTTCTCCATGACCCAGATTCTCCATCGCTGGCAGGAGCAGGAACCGTCCGCACGTCCGCCGGAACATGCCGAGCAGGATCTGGGGGCAATCCAGCACCTTACAACAAACCGGGTCATGATGGTGGTCTTCGCCAGGCAGAACCCCGACGCCCAGCGGATGCCGACTCTCATCCACACGGCCGTGCGCTCCAAGTACGTCAACCTAGACGGGGAGGACGGCCCCGGGACGAAGCGCCGCAGGAACAAAAGGTTCTCCCAGCAGCACCGGAGAGGAAAGATGTCCGTGGCCATGTCAGCCCAGACCAAGGAGGGTCCTCTGTGCAGGAAGGTGGACATGTGGGTGGACTTCAAGGAGCTGGGATGGAGCCAGTGGATGGTTTACCCCAAACGCTATAACGCTTTCCGCTGCGAGGGCACCTGTGCCACACCTGTCGACGAGAGCTTCAGGCCCACTAACCACGCCTACATGCAG AGCCTGCTGAGGCTGCACCACCCGCACAAGGTGCCATGTTTGTCCTGCGTGCCCACCCGTCTGGAGCCGCTGTCCATGCTCTACTACGAGAACGGCCAGTTGATCATGAGGCACCACCAGGACATGGTGGTGGAGGAGTGCGGCTGCCATTGA